The DNA segment CGTCAACGAAGCTGGCCGCATGCGCATGCAGGGCTATCGGCTCGCGCTGGCCATGGAGCGGGGCGCAACCATGGATACGGTGACATCCCAGTTGCACGAGTCTGACCAGGGTCTGGCGCTATTGGCGAGCGGCGATCCTTCGCGCCCACTCTTTGTTCCCTGGAACGCCGAGACCCGTGCGCAGTTCGCCACGGTGCAACAAGGCTGGGCCTCGCTTCGCGCGCACTGGCTATCGGGTGCGCCTGCCCCGGCGGGCGAGCTGGACCGTTTCGCGGCAGCCGTCGACGCGCTGGTCTCCGGCATCGAGCTGCAGCTCTCCCGGTGGACGGCACGGTTGCATATGTTCCAGCTCGCCATGGTGGCCCTTGTCATTGCCAGCGCAGTGACGCTCCTCTATGCCGGCTATCTGATCGTCTTTGAGCCCTTGACGCGCCTGCGGCGCGGTTTGCAGCGCATCGAGACCGCGGACCTCGGCGCGCGCGTGGCCGTGACCTCCCAGGACGAGTTTGGCGAACTGGCTGAGGGCTTCAATCACATGGCCGCAAAACTGGAAGCGTTGTATGGCGACCTCGAGCAACGCGTCAATGAAAAGACCGCACGGCTGGAACGCGAGCGCATGCGCCTTGCCGCCTTGTATGAGATGAGCGGGCAAATCGCGCAGGCGGCTACGCTCGACGAGCTTGCAAAAGGATTTGCGCGCAAGGTTCGCGCGATTGCCCATGCCGATGCCGTTGCGATCCGCTGGTCCGATGCCGCCAACCAGCGCTATCTTTTGCTGGCGGGCGACTGCCTGCCGCAGGTGATGTTTGAGCAGGAGCGCTGCCTGCACCCGGGGGCTTGCCATTGCGCTCAGGCCGGCGCCACCGCGCAACTGCGGGTTATCCCCATCCGGGGGATAACAGACGATCCATCGATCCGATGCGCGCGGGCCGGTTACCGGACACTGGTTTGCCTGCCGGTAAAACTTCAGCAGCGGGTGCTTGGCGAAATCGATCTGTTCTTTCTCGAGGAAACCTCGCTGACGGCTGAGGACCGCTCCCTGCTCGAAGCCCTTGCAGCTCACCTTGCCAGCGCGATGGAGGGGCTGCGCGCGGGAGCACTGGAGAAAGAAGCCACGGTGGCTCAGGAGAGGGGCTTGCTGGCACAGGAACTCCACGACTCGATCGCCCAGTCGCTGGCTTTTCTGCGGATCCAGGTGGAGTTGATGAGGACCGCGCTTGGCCGCCGTGACGCGCCGGCGCTTGACAAGGTGCTCGCAGAGATCGAGACCGGCGTGCACGAGACCTATAACGACGTGCGCGAACTGCTGGTGCATTTCCGCACGCGCACCAACCACGAAGACATCGAGCCCGCGCTGCGTACCACGCTGCAGAAATTCGAGCACCAGACTGGCTTGCGCACGCATCTGCGCATGGAAGGACATGATGTGCCCCTGATGCCCGACGTGCAGGTTCAGGTACTGCACGTCATTCAGGAGGCGCTGTCCAACATACGCAAGCATGCGCATGCGACACAGGTCTGGATCGACGTGCGCCAGGCCGAGGTGTGGCGTTTCGAGGTGCGCGACGATGGCCTTGGCTTCAACGTTGCGCAACCGCCGGCGTCCGCCCAGTTGCACGTGGGCTTGCGCATCATGCACGAGCGCGCGCAGCGCATCGGCGCCACGGTAACGCTGACCTCGGGCAACGGCCACGGCACGCGGGTGACGCTGACGTTGCCGCCGCGCCGGCCCGCGCTGCGCGAAGCGTCGTCCCGGCCCGCCCGGATGGCCAGCACCTTGCAGAGCCACTGACGAGAGAGGAGAAACCGATGCCCGCCGCTGATCCGGTCCGCCTCCTGGTCGTGGACGACCATACCTTGTTCCGCCGCGGGCTGATCGCCTTGCTGGCGCAGGAACCGGCGCTGCAGGTGGTTGGCGAGGCCGGCGACGCAGGCGAGGCCCAGCATCGCGCCCAGGCCTTGCAGCCGGATGTCATCCTGCTCGACAACCATCTGCCCGGTGTGACGGGGATCGATGCGCTGCCCGGGCTAAGGGAGGCCGCGCCGCGCGCGCGCGTGCTGATGCTGACGGTCAGCGAGGACGAGCACGACCTGAGCGCGGCACTCAAGGCGGGTGCCGCCGGCTATGTGCTCAAGAACATCGAGGGTGCTGCCCTGGTCGCGGCCATCCACCAGATCCGCAAAGGGCAGTCTGCCATCAGTCCCGAGATGACCGGCAAGCTGGTCGCCGCGTTCCATGCCGCGCATGGCAGTCGGGAAGGTGCCTGCGCGCCGCCCGCACCCGCCGATCCGCTTGCCGTGCTGTCGCCGCGCGAACAGGAGATCCTGCACGGCATCGCCAGCGGCTTGAGCAACAAGGCCATCGCGCGCCAGCTGGGCATCGCCGAGACGACGGTGAAAGTCCACGTCCAGCATATCCTGCGCAAGCTCAACCTCAGTTCACGGGTCCAGGCGGCCGTCTTCCTCGCCGGGCGCGGCAGCGCCTGAACCGGATCCGGCATCGTTCTTTCGAACTATGCCCGGGCGTCTGGTTGCTCGAAACCATCCTCCTTCCGGACATGCCGGCCTGCCCGGTCGAGGGATGTTGCGCCTTGCACAGGGCGCCTAGATTGGAACTCAGCAAGAGACCGGGGGAGCGATCGGCACGGCGTTATCGCAGGAGAGGGCGCTGGGACTCAACGCCCCGGCGTTCGGCCTGCCGGCAGCCATGCTCGTGCTGACCGGCTCGCTGTATTTCACCGAGGTGCGCCGCACCGAGATGATGGGCCCGCACGGGGTGCGTGCCGGCAACGCGGCGCAGTCCTGAGCGCGCCTGGAGACTGAAATGAGCCGAACCGTAGCAGACACACCGAAGCCGTCCGGCGGTGGCCGGGTGCTGACCATCTGGACCCCCGAAGACCGCGCATTCTGGGAGCGCGAGGGCGAGGCGATCGCCAAGCTGAATCTGTGGATATCGGTGCCCGCGCTGTTCCTGGCATTTGCGATCTGGCAATTGTGGAGCGTGGTGGCCGTCAACCTGCCGCAGCTCGGCTTCAGGTACTCGACCAACCAGCTCTTCTGGCTGGCGGCCGCGCCAGCGTTATCGGGCGCGACGCTGCGCATCTTCTATTCCTTCATGGTGCCCCTGTTCGGCGGGCGCCGCTGGACTGCGATCTCCACGGCGTCTTTGTTGATTCCCGCCATCGGGATCGGCATTGCGGTGCAGGATCCGACCACCAGCTATCCCACCATGTTGCTGCTGGCGTTGCTGTGCGGCCTGGGCGGCGGCAACTTCAGCTCCAGCATGGCCAATATCAGCTTCTTCTTTCCCAAGGAGCACAAGGGCTCGGCGCTGGGCGTGAATGCGGGGCTGGGCAATCTTGGCGTCTCGGTGGTGCAGTTCCTTAGCCCGCTGATCGTCACTGTGGGCATCCTCGGCATCTTTGGCGGCGATCCGCAGACGATCGTCGGCAAGACCGGCCAGGTGAGCCAGGTGTGGGCGCAGAACGCCGCCTATATCTGGATTCCCTGGATCGCGCTGGCGTCGGTAGCGGCCTGGTTCTTCATGAACGACATTGCCGACGCGCGGGCCTCGTTCGCCGCGCAGGCGGCCATCTTCAAGCGCAAGCACAACTGGCTGATGTGCTTGCTCTACCTTGGCACCTTCGGCTCGTTCATCGGCTTTGCCGCGGGGTTCCCGCTGCTGATCAAGAGCCAGTTTCCCGACGTCAACCCGCTGGCGTATGCCTGGCTGGGGCCGCTGCTCGGCGCGCTGATCCGGCCCGTCGGCGGCTGGCTGGCCGACCGGCTCGGCGGCGCGTCCGTCACGCTGTGGAATTTCGTGGTGATGGCGCTGGCCGTGGTCGGGGTGTTGTATTTCCTGCCCAAGGGCGCGGGCGGCTATGCACTCTCCGCGGGTCCGGCGCAAGGCAGCTTTACCGGCTTCTTCCTGATGTTCCTGGTGCTGTTCCTGACCACGGGCATCGGCAATGGCTCGACCTTCCGCATGATCCCGGTGATCTTCCTCAATCAGAAGCTGCGCGAGGTGGAGGGCGCCGGCGACGAGGCGCAGGCC comes from the Cupriavidus basilensis genome and includes:
- a CDS encoding NarK family nitrate/nitrite MFS transporter gives rise to the protein MSRTVADTPKPSGGGRVLTIWTPEDRAFWEREGEAIAKLNLWISVPALFLAFAIWQLWSVVAVNLPQLGFRYSTNQLFWLAAAPALSGATLRIFYSFMVPLFGGRRWTAISTASLLIPAIGIGIAVQDPTTSYPTMLLLALLCGLGGGNFSSSMANISFFFPKEHKGSALGVNAGLGNLGVSVVQFLSPLIVTVGILGIFGGDPQTIVGKTGQVSQVWAQNAAYIWIPWIALASVAAWFFMNDIADARASFAAQAAIFKRKHNWLMCLLYLGTFGSFIGFAAGFPLLIKSQFPDVNPLAYAWLGPLLGALIRPVGGWLADRLGGASVTLWNFVVMALAVVGVLYFLPKGAGGYALSAGPAQGSFTGFFLMFLVLFLTTGIGNGSTFRMIPVIFLNQKLREVEGAGDEAQARAIKDGNTEGAAALGFAGALGAYGGFFIPKSYGTAIAATGGPEAALWIFIVFYLLCVVVTWWYYGRRGAEMPC
- a CDS encoding response regulator, whose translation is MPAADPVRLLVVDDHTLFRRGLIALLAQEPALQVVGEAGDAGEAQHRAQALQPDVILLDNHLPGVTGIDALPGLREAAPRARVLMLTVSEDEHDLSAALKAGAAGYVLKNIEGAALVAAIHQIRKGQSAISPEMTGKLVAAFHAAHGSREGACAPPAPADPLAVLSPREQEILHGIASGLSNKAIARQLGIAETTVKVHVQHILRKLNLSSRVQAAVFLAGRGSA
- a CDS encoding type IV pili methyl-accepting chemotaxis transducer N-terminal domain-containing protein, whose protein sequence is MTKLLAIGAAVLCLALTSIGLTLWVTWQIEGGAAAVNEAGRMRMQGYRLALAMERGATMDTVTSQLHESDQGLALLASGDPSRPLFVPWNAETRAQFATVQQGWASLRAHWLSGAPAPAGELDRFAAAVDALVSGIELQLSRWTARLHMFQLAMVALVIASAVTLLYAGYLIVFEPLTRLRRGLQRIETADLGARVAVTSQDEFGELAEGFNHMAAKLEALYGDLEQRVNEKTARLERERMRLAALYEMSGQIAQAATLDELAKGFARKVRAIAHADAVAIRWSDAANQRYLLLAGDCLPQVMFEQERCLHPGACHCAQAGATAQLRVIPIRGITDDPSIRCARAGYRTLVCLPVKLQQRVLGEIDLFFLEETSLTAEDRSLLEALAAHLASAMEGLRAGALEKEATVAQERGLLAQELHDSIAQSLAFLRIQVELMRTALGRRDAPALDKVLAEIETGVHETYNDVRELLVHFRTRTNHEDIEPALRTTLQKFEHQTGLRTHLRMEGHDVPLMPDVQVQVLHVIQEALSNIRKHAHATQVWIDVRQAEVWRFEVRDDGLGFNVAQPPASAQLHVGLRIMHERAQRIGATVTLTSGNGHGTRVTLTLPPRRPALREASSRPARMASTLQSH